From a region of the Nocardioides ginsengisegetis genome:
- a CDS encoding TetR/AcrR family transcriptional regulator yields MTATTPTGSRTRLTPEQRRSQLLDLGVRLLATRSLDELSIDLLAEEAGISRGLLYHYFGNKHAFHEAVVRRAADDLIAQTAPPVDGEPLERLLVSVAAYLDYVVANYEGYLSLVKGAAGGNDTLREIYEEARSALTDRIFREDAQGTIIPDTPASRLIVRGWAALAEELVLTWVVDPAGVTRDELLGILAASLPALVDAVPGPA; encoded by the coding sequence GTGACGGCCACCACACCCACCGGGTCCCGGACCCGGCTCACGCCCGAGCAGCGGCGCTCGCAGCTCCTCGACCTCGGGGTCCGGCTGCTCGCCACCCGGTCCCTCGACGAGCTCTCCATCGACCTGCTGGCCGAGGAGGCCGGCATCTCCCGCGGCCTGCTCTACCACTACTTCGGCAACAAGCACGCCTTCCACGAGGCCGTCGTACGCCGCGCTGCCGACGACCTGATCGCCCAGACCGCGCCGCCCGTCGACGGCGAGCCCCTGGAGCGGCTGCTCGTCTCCGTGGCGGCCTACCTCGACTACGTCGTCGCCAACTACGAGGGCTACCTGTCCCTGGTCAAGGGCGCCGCGGGCGGCAACGACACGCTGCGTGAGATCTACGAGGAGGCCCGGTCGGCGCTGACCGACCGGATCTTCCGCGAGGACGCCCAGGGCACGATCATCCCCGACACCCCGGCCTCCCGGCTGATCGTGCGCGGCTGGGCCGCCCTGGCCGAGGAGCTCGTGCTGACCTGGGTGGTCGACCCGGCCGGGGTGACCCGCGACGAGCTGCTCGGCATCCTCGCGGCGTCCCTCCCGGCCCTGGTCGACGCCGTCCCCGGGCCCGCCTGA
- a CDS encoding flavin-containing monooxygenase produces the protein MTLDTDQSTTVKHLIVGAGFAGLCAAIKLQEDGETDFLVIEKGADVGGTWRDNTYPGAACDVPSQLYSYSFAPNPDWSMSFSPQPEIQAYIQKVARDAGVLDRFRFHTAFVSGAWDDAAGAWVSEIEGDRGRETVRSTTLVVGAGGLSEPKLPDIEGIEDFGGEVFHSARWDHSVDLAGKRVAVIGTGASAIQIVPKLQEVVGHLDVYQRTAPYVLPRNDRRYGRLEKAALRHLPGLQKLYRSAIYWGRETYVPGFTRQPKLALPAKKLALGNIAKGISDPELRAKVTPEFEIGCKRILISNTYYPALAAENCDLVTDRIARVTDRSIVTADGTEREIDVLVVATGFHTTELPITEHIAGRSGATLADQWRETGMAAYKGTTVPDFPNFFMLVGPNTGLGHSSMVFIIEAQVEYLRAAVATMEAHRYGTVEPTRAATDAWNADVQRRMQRTVWNTGGCASWYLDDHGRNTILWPRTTVAFRRLLASFDVAAYDVTAAPSVPTREEVTV, from the coding sequence ATGACCCTCGACACGGACCAGTCCACCACGGTCAAGCACCTGATCGTGGGAGCGGGCTTCGCCGGCCTGTGTGCGGCGATCAAGCTGCAGGAGGACGGCGAGACCGACTTCCTCGTCATCGAGAAGGGCGCCGACGTCGGCGGCACCTGGCGCGACAACACCTACCCGGGTGCGGCCTGCGACGTGCCGAGCCAGCTCTACAGCTACTCCTTCGCGCCCAACCCGGACTGGTCGATGAGCTTCTCCCCCCAGCCGGAGATCCAGGCCTACATCCAGAAGGTCGCCCGGGACGCGGGCGTGCTGGACCGCTTCCGCTTCCACACCGCCTTCGTCTCCGGCGCGTGGGACGACGCGGCCGGGGCCTGGGTGAGCGAGATCGAGGGCGACCGCGGCCGCGAGACCGTTCGGTCCACGACCCTCGTCGTCGGAGCCGGCGGCCTGTCCGAGCCGAAGCTGCCGGACATCGAGGGCATCGAGGACTTCGGCGGCGAGGTCTTCCACTCCGCGCGCTGGGACCACTCGGTCGACCTGGCCGGCAAGCGGGTGGCCGTGATCGGCACCGGGGCCTCCGCGATCCAGATCGTGCCGAAGCTGCAGGAGGTCGTGGGCCACCTCGACGTCTACCAGCGCACCGCGCCCTACGTCCTGCCCCGCAACGACCGCCGCTACGGCCGGCTCGAGAAGGCCGCGCTGCGGCACCTGCCGGGCCTGCAGAAGCTCTACCGCTCCGCGATCTACTGGGGCCGCGAGACCTACGTGCCGGGCTTCACGCGGCAGCCGAAGCTGGCCCTGCCCGCCAAGAAGCTCGCCCTCGGCAACATCGCCAAGGGCATCAGCGACCCCGAGCTGCGAGCCAAGGTCACCCCGGAGTTCGAGATCGGCTGCAAGCGGATCCTGATCTCCAACACCTACTACCCCGCGCTGGCCGCCGAGAACTGCGACCTGGTCACCGACCGGATCGCCCGGGTCACCGACCGCTCGATCGTGACCGCCGACGGCACCGAGCGCGAGATCGACGTGCTCGTCGTCGCGACCGGCTTCCACACCACCGAGCTGCCGATCACCGAGCACATCGCCGGCCGGTCGGGCGCGACCCTGGCCGACCAGTGGCGCGAGACCGGCATGGCGGCGTACAAGGGCACGACCGTCCCGGACTTCCCGAACTTCTTCATGCTGGTCGGGCCCAACACCGGGCTGGGACACTCGAGCATGGTCTTCATCATCGAGGCGCAGGTGGAGTACCTCCGCGCGGCGGTGGCCACGATGGAGGCCCACCGCTACGGCACCGTCGAGCCCACCCGCGCCGCCACCGACGCGTGGAACGCCGACGTGCAGCGACGGATGCAGCGCACCGTGTGGAACACCGGCGGCTGTGCCAGCTGGTACCTCGACGACCACGGCCGCAACACGATCCTGTGGCCCCGCACCACCGTCGCGTTCCGGCGACTGCTGGCGTCCTTCGACGTCGCGGCGTACGACGTGACCGCAGCCCCGTCCGTCCCCACCCGTGAGGAAGTGACCGTATGA
- a CDS encoding SDR family NAD(P)-dependent oxidoreductase, with protein MKTLDDKVVVITGAGSGIGRALALNVAQKGSLLALSDVDESGLAETVDLVKAAGAREVRSDRLDVADRDAFAAYAAAVAEQFGRVNVVINNAGVALAGDLVELTYEDMDWIVGVNFWGVVHGTKEFLPHLIASGDGHVVNLSSLFGLISMPGQSAYNATKYAVRGLTEALREEMLIAGHNVGVTSVHPGGIKTAIARNARVSASEDKEATARLFDEKLAKMTPERAAEIIVKGILGNKARVLVGLDAHALHTFAKLTGSRYQDVIAKVSQKVVPPKATIV; from the coding sequence ATGAAGACGCTCGACGACAAGGTGGTCGTGATCACCGGTGCCGGGTCCGGCATCGGCCGCGCGCTGGCGCTGAACGTGGCGCAGAAGGGCTCGCTGCTCGCGCTCTCCGACGTGGACGAGTCCGGGCTCGCCGAGACCGTCGACCTGGTCAAGGCCGCCGGCGCCCGCGAGGTGCGCAGCGACCGCCTCGACGTGGCCGACCGCGACGCCTTCGCGGCGTACGCCGCTGCCGTGGCCGAGCAGTTCGGCCGGGTCAACGTCGTGATCAACAACGCCGGTGTTGCACTGGCCGGCGACCTCGTCGAGCTGACCTACGAGGACATGGACTGGATCGTGGGGGTCAACTTCTGGGGCGTCGTGCACGGCACCAAGGAGTTCCTGCCGCACCTGATCGCCTCCGGCGACGGGCACGTGGTCAACCTGTCCTCGCTGTTCGGGCTGATCTCGATGCCCGGGCAGAGCGCCTACAACGCGACCAAGTACGCCGTCCGCGGCCTGACCGAGGCGCTCCGCGAGGAGATGCTGATCGCCGGCCACAACGTCGGTGTCACGTCGGTGCACCCCGGCGGGATCAAGACCGCGATCGCCCGCAACGCCCGCGTCTCCGCCAGCGAGGACAAGGAGGCGACCGCCCGGCTCTTCGACGAGAAGCTCGCGAAGATGACCCCCGAGCGGGCCGCCGAGATCATCGTCAAGGGCATCCTCGGCAACAAGGCGCGGGTGCTGGTCGGGCTGGACGCCCACGCGCTGCACACGTTCGCCAAGCTGACCGGGTCGCGCTACCAGGACGTGATCGCGAAGGTGTCGCAGAAGGTCGTCCCGCCCAAGGCCACGATCGTCTGA